In Babesia bovis T2Bo chromosome 3, whole genome shotgun sequence, the genomic window CAAGAAACTGGTAACCCTAGAAAGTAGTGACGAAGTCATTTCTAAGTTATATCGTGCCTTGGAGCGTCTGGGTAACTTGGAATCATCGATCCGGAGCATAGATTCTGAGGTCGGCCAATATCTGGATCAGCTTATAGCTCGTTTAGGTGTATTGGCCGATGGCCAATCGATCTATAATAGGTCCAAGGATGACACTGACTTCGACAAGCATCGCAAACGTGTATCATGGATAGCAGCGAACTATCTTTGCCGCAAGGGTTTCACGACAACTGCGGAAGAGCATATGAGGCACGAATCACTTGAAGGCCTTGTGGACCTGGATGTTTACATACAGTGGGACAAGATTCGCACGGACCTTCGTGGCCGTCGGTTGGGTTCAGCTATAGAGTGGGCCCGTGCCAACAAGACATACCTAGAAAAACTTGATTCCAGGTTCCTGGTGAATCTCAGGGTACAGGAGGCCATAGAGCTGATTAGGCGTTATGACATAACTGGTGTAACTGCCATTGCACGTTCATTTGACAAGGCTGATCGTGACCGATGTGACGACATTGGGAAACTGTTCGCGGCTTTGGTGATGATGCAATCCACCAAGCCGGAAGTTCCCAATGTCGATCCTGGTAACGACTCCTTAGGCGCACCAGTGGACCAAGGCAAGGAACCCAGGTACTGCTGTTTGTACTGCACAACAGCTACTGATGTATGCGAGCTATGTGGGCGGTACGCCGACCTCTTTAGTGACGACCGCTGGGATAACTTATGCCAGGAGTTTGACAGTGTATCTGCTGCAGTCTACGGCCTGAACAAGCGGCCGCTGCTGGAGAGTTTAGTACACACTGGTTTATGTGCCATCAAGACCGCCGGGTGTAAGGATCAGCGGAATAGTACCTGCCCAGCGTGTTTACCTGACCTCCAGGAATATGTCAACCAGATACCCTCAACCACCAAGTTGGATTCCGTGCTGATATGCCCGGTAACCGGCGAGCTCATGGACTACGATAACCTACCATTCACCAGCCCCGGTGGATGCGTGATATCAGATCGCGGGCTACGCGTATTGGAGCATACCGGTGAAGAGGGGCACATTATATGCCCGCGCACTGAAGACCGCATCTCCCGTGAGGAGTGCCAGAAGGTGTTTGTTACCTAGTTATCGCATGGGTGTTTCAAGTTCCTAGCGGCAGAAACTTGCCCTAGGGTATCCTAAAAACTAGTTACACTAATATCAAGAGATGACTATCTAAGTCTAAAGGTACTAAAGACATTTTATCAGTCCAATACCCGGATTCCATGGGAAATTAGAGGTATCTCTAAAGACTCACTGGACCATGTGTAGTCCCTTGGCTTAGGTGACTGTAACCAATCCTAAAATGATTACGTAAAACAATTCATAGATACATGCAGATGTGTCTTGTAATAGATTTACTGGGTACCGTATGACTCGGGTTACGATAGGGTGTATGTGTCGCGACACTATACTGGCAACCCAAGGTGTACCAGTATTAAGCATCGTGGTTCGAAACTTTGTCCATGCAATTTTGCAGCCAGTTAAATTAACTACCACGTGGCTTACAGGGCGTAGCCACCGCACGTAGTGCGTTACTATAGGGAGCATTCGTCTGGAGCCTGTACACAATGGCGTTCGGTAAGCGTCAAGGAAGGCCATCGCTAGGCGATCGCGTGATCAAGCTGCTGCGCCTTAACAGTGGCGAAAGCCGTATATATGCAGGTTTCTTTCTAGCACTCATTTTTCTGTATATGTTTTTCTCGGACGGTAACTTTTCGTTTTTGCTCACGCTCTCGTCACTTCTCAGTTGCTTGAGTTTCATGGTGGTGACATACTGCATCGAGTCTGGCAAATCATGTAAAGGCATATCTCTGCAGACCATGTTCTGCTACGTGGTACTGCTATTCTCTAGGTTAATGGCCATAGTGCCTTATTATGGGTATGTTGCATAATTCTAGTAACACCTTATGTTTGGTTATAACGTTATTACAGCTACCTTCCTGCGGACGCTAGTGGAGACTTTCTGTATCAGTCTTCCGAATTCGTTGCCTGCTGTTTCGCGGCCTACATCGTATACCTCTGCGCCGTAAAGTACAAAAACACGTACGAAAAGGAACTTGACACAATGTCAGCGGCCTATATACTGATACCCAGCTTTGTCATGGCAATGATATTGCACCCATCACTCAACCGTAGCAAGTTCGGTGACACTGCGTGGGCCTTCGCGCTCTATGTCGAGACGTTCTGCGTACTGCCTCAGCTGATCATGTTCCAGGCATCGGACCGCGCCAACACTTCTACGGTTCACTTTACCGCCGCGCAGTCATCTGCCAAGATACTGGGCTTCATATTCTGGATTTCTACCTACAAGGAGTTGAATGCCAGGGGTAACATACTGACACACTACGTTGGACACTGCGTGATATTCACGCAGTTCCTGCAGATTCTCATTGTTGCCGACTTCTTCTTCCACTATATGCAGTGTATCACGCGCGGTATCCCGGTTGAACTCATTATGGCCGAGGATGTGTAGCCCTACGTGGCAAACATCGTAACCTCTATAACGATTAGATGTAATCCCGATGCTTATTTTTGCGTGTTTAGTGGTGTTCAGGGCGTTGTTGCAGGTAGCTGTAAGGCGCGTGGCACCTATTATACCGTTCCTTGTGACGCGCAACTCGCGCGACGTCCTGGAGTATATCGCCCTGCGGGATATCGGCTACTTACACAAGTATGAAGCTGGtaattcatttatatactCACTGGTGTACTGGCTGTCATCAAAGGTACCTAATGTGGACACCCTGGACTTAACGCGAATCGTTATATACCTAACTGACATTGTCTCCGCATGGTTCTGGTACATGACATTACGTTTACTGCCAGATTCTAATCTCGATAAGAACAAGCATGCAGAAGGCTATGGCTTTGTAGGTCGATGTTATGTCTAATCACTTTTTAGCAGACTAAGCTGCCATGGCTCATAGCTGGACTGCATCTGCTGAATCCCATATCGGTATGTACTACAATGTCACCGTGACTTATCCCCCAGGTAATCTATAATGAAGCTGCTAATCCCGATGGAGTGGGTTACTTCTGGGTATCATTTGCCGTGTTGGCTGCGGTGCTACTGAACGCCCTCAAGAGGCCCAGCCTACTGGCGTACGTGTTGTACCAGGTAGCCGCCACAGGGCTACTGGTGAACAACTCGTTCAAGATGTATGCGGTACTGCCGGTATTGACCATGTTGGCCGTGCACGTACGGTTTAGATTCAGCCACAAGCGTTCAGTGACGTACAGTGACCTCTGCCAAATGTGCAGATACATTGTACCGCACATGGTGGTTACACTGCTGCTGGCACTGTGCTACTATAGCCTCAGCGGACTGGGTGAGGTAGGTACCAGACGTTGCTCCTTAAACTCACACAGCTAAAACGACACCTGGTTGATCAATACACTGGACGCGGTACCGGGATTGACTACTCACTCTACTGGTACATCCACCGGGTGGTGCCGGGAGTGTTCATAGCTGGTAACATATTCAAGTTACACGTAAGTTAGACTGGACAAAATGGTCATATGCATACAGATGATGCTGTTTTGCCTGCCGATGCCGCTGATGGTGGTATTGCGGCATAGGCCCCTGGAGGCCGTCATCATTGCAACCGTTATCAACATCGTGCAATCGCCCAGCCTATCGTTGCTGGGATTGTGGTACATCGTGTCATTGCTTGCACTGCACTACCCACTCATGGACAAGGCATTCGGGTTCACTAAGATGGTACGTCACAAATATACTCCAGCATAATGTCCAGGCCACCGTGATGTTTGGAGCCATGATATTCTCAGTGGTGGCCTATGTAGTTTGGGTTGGCAGGTATATAGCCAACCCAAACTACTTCTTCGCGCCTCAGCTGGCCATACTGGCCACATTATGTAAGTGGAACTGTGTAGAGATGCACTACTTACAGGCATGGTACTGGAAGACTATACGTGCGCCACAACGCAACTGGCCAACTCAGCGATGGCACATGAAAAGAAACATTAGATGCCGTGGATAGATAATATaattgtaccactaaaCCTATAACATTGTTACATTAGCTAGGGTACTAAACAGTATATAGCAGTGTGTGGCTGCAGGAAGGCTGGATTCCAACAGCTACACATTGCAGTATAGTATACACAGAACGTCATAACATGGCAGATGCAGTCAGGGAGTTCCGTGAGGCCGCACGGTGTGTAATGGAATGCTGGTAATGTAGTTTCCCAAACGCCACAAATGTGCAGGACTGCCCTGAACCTAGCAGTGGAGAACAATTGGGGAGGTGATAACTCAAGTGGAAAGAAAGATGAACTGATAAACCTAGTGATTGACTTCTGCTTGTCTAGTAAGTACCAGTACCACGTATAACATCACATAGAAAATGATCTGTACCCATATGAAGTAGAAGATTTACTATTCGAACGTATGCAGACCATGTTCTGCGTTGACATAGAAGATGAAAGTGAAGTAGGTAACGTACGGCGAGTATATAAACTACAGGTCGAAGTAGCAGCACTACTAGCAAGGCTACACCAGTCCTGCAAAGCAGGAGATATCGCATACGCACATGAACTGCGCCAAAACCTAACGAAATGTGATAATGCACAGTGTAAGGGAAGGGATAATATACAGGAACTATCTGAATCTGAGGAAGATACAGAATCACTAGACGTGAGTAGGATAAGGCAACCCAAGACAGAGCTACTAGAAGATGGTTGGACACGAGTACTATAATGTGGAGATATTTAATACTTAGTCTAGACACATCTTAGCACGCTTAGCAGCCTCGGTCTTGCCCTGCTTGATGTAACGTAGCTTGCGAATGCCCTTAGTACGCTCCTTAGAAGCAGCTGCTTGACGCTCTTCCTCCAGGCGCAGCTTGGCCTTATGTAACTGGCGCTCAGAAGCACGCTTCTCCAAACGACTCTTACGAATTGTCAGCAGGCGCTGCATCACATTGGCAACTGAGCGCTCGTACTCAGAGTGGCCCAAGGTAATACCGGAGTCTTCCTGCTCGTAGACCTTAGGCCTAGAGCTAAATGGAAGGTTGTCAATAATCTTCTTGGGGACTTTAATGGGATTGAACTTGCGTTCAGGACGTTTAAGCAGTTCTTTTGGCTCATAGACTGAATCCGGATTAATACCAATATCAGTACGCAGTTCAGCAATAGTACGAACACGACGGAACGATGACCAATCAACCATAGGGTTGAAAAACTGACGAGTAGGTACTGAGACAAACGCCTTGAGCAACACAATGTCTGACATTAATATCTTATCCTCGAAAGTAGCCCTAAATGCACCATTCTTACCAACAGGTTTCTTTATCTCACCACGGATTCCAGATGCCGTGACCAAACGGGAGCCCAAGCACTTTATAACCTCTAGTTCAGAGGTGAACATGTCCTTGATAAACGCTGTATGCTTAAGAATCTTGTAGGGGTAGCCCTGGACCTTCAACTTCTTCTTTATCGAAAAGTCCTGGTTGGTGCCAACAACCACGCCAGTAGCGGAAATGCGATAGTGAGGAACACGAGACCAGTCCTTCACAGCAACGACACCGAGACTGGGAGCTGCTAGGggagcatatatattagcaaTGCAGTGCATATGCTCAGGAGTGTACTTGAGCATCTTTATCCTGGTGTTGTTGCGCTCGTCCATGCAATATACTGGTAATGACTGGAATCGACGCCAACCAATCGAAAACAGTAGTGGGTCATTAGTCTTCAAAATACGAGGCGCCCACCGGTGCTTGCGTAGTTTCAACTGTAAGTAACCGGTAGATTGCTCGCCAGATTGTAAACCACCAATGATAATAGGGTGGCCCCGATTATCAGATCGGTGCTGGAAAAAATCCTCAGGTAGCCCACTTACAGCGATACGTACAAACTGGCCAACATTGCCATTAGTAGACAACGCAAGCGCTTCATTGTACAAGCGCTTCTGCTCAGCCTCCTCTATACGAGCGACCTTCTCATTCTCTAGGTCGGGAATTGCAACCTCCTCAACGGGCTCGTCATATGCGTCCGT contains:
- a CDS encoding ER lumen protein retaining receptor family protein, yielding MAFGKRQGRPSLGDRVIKLLRLNSGESRIYAGFFLALIFLYMFFSDGNFSFLLTLSSLLSCLSFMVVTYCIESGKSCKGISLQTMFCYVVLLFSRLMAIVPYYGYLPADASGDFLYQSSEFVACCFAAYIVYLCAVKYKNTYEKELDTMSAAYILIPSFVMAMILHPSLNRSKFGDTAWAFALYVETFCVLPQLIMFQASDRANTSTVHFTAAQSSAKILGFIFWISTYKELNARGNILTHYVGHCVIFTQFLQILIVADFFFHYMQCITRGIPVELIMAEDV
- a CDS encoding GPI transamidase subunit PIG-U family protein translates to MLIFACLVVFRALLQVAVRRVAPIIPFLVTRNSRDVLEYIALRDIGYLHKYEAGNSFIYSLVYWLSSKVPNVDTLDLTRIVIYLTDIVSAWFWYMTLRLLPDSNLDKNKHAEGYGFQTKLPWLIAGLHLLNPISVIYNEAANPDGVGYFWVSFAVLAAVLLNALKRPSLLAYVLYQVAATGLLVNNSFKMYAVLPVLTMLAVHVRFRFSHKRSVTYSDLCQMCRYIVPHMVVTLLLALCYYSLSGLGELKRHLVDQYTGRGTGIDYSLYWYIHRVVPGVFIAGNIFKLHMMLFCLPMPLMVVLRHRPLEAVIIATVINIVQSPSLSLLGLWYIVSLLALHYPLMDKAFGFTKMATVMFGAMIFSVVAYVVWVGRYIANPNYFFAPQLAILATLCMVLEDYTCATTQLANSAMAHEKKH
- a CDS encoding Pre-rRNA-processing protein TSR2 family protein, yielding MADAVREFREAARCVMECWTALNLAVENNWGGDNSSGKKDELINLVIDFCLSKNDLYPYEVEDLLFERMQTMFCVDIEDESEVEVAALLARLHQSCKAGDIAYAHELRQNLTKCDNAQCKGRDNIQELSESEEDTESLDVSRIRQPKTELLEDGWTRVL